The Candidatus Dependentiae bacterium genome includes a window with the following:
- a CDS encoding 2,3-bisphosphoglycerate-independent phosphoglycerate mutase, translating to MEKKPLVLVILDGFGSSAQTTGNAIAHAKKPFFQMVLEKYPHTVLAASGKAVGLAQGQIGNSEVGHLTIGAGRRIESDAVRIDTAIKSGNFFSNKVLINAFKKINKKNKLHVIGLVSNGRVHSDIGHLYALIKAAKENNIERVVVHAILDGRDVPQRSAEYFLNELEVWCKENGIGTIGSLHGRFYAMDRDQHWERIEQTYQVLTQPQEIQFESWRAALDYYYAENISDEFLPPTQLKAMRIIEADDGILFFNFRPDRARQLTEAFVAQSFSHFSRSYMPLSFFITMTQYDKQSDTPFLIKPLEIKNTLKEILSENGKKTFALAETEKYAHVTYFFNGLKEQTLTNETRVLVPSLGYRSYADAPCMSASEITKKALEALQENRYDFFLINYANADMVGHSGDFNATVKAIECLDDQLEKLWQGVKKAHGILCITGDHGKAEQMIDPQTGQEQTSHTTNPVYFIAINSEKEKLDISSLKELADIAPWILRQINCTVPNEMKR from the coding sequence ATGGAAAAAAAACCGTTAGTTTTAGTGATATTAGATGGCTTTGGTTCGAGTGCGCAAACTACCGGAAATGCGATAGCGCACGCAAAAAAACCTTTTTTTCAAATGGTTCTTGAAAAATATCCACATACAGTGCTTGCTGCGTCAGGTAAAGCAGTTGGTTTGGCACAAGGCCAAATTGGTAATTCTGAAGTGGGGCATCTAACAATTGGCGCTGGTAGGCGAATTGAAAGTGATGCGGTGCGCATTGATACAGCAATTAAGAGCGGTAACTTTTTTTCAAATAAAGTGCTCATTAATGCATTCAAAAAAATTAATAAAAAAAATAAACTCCACGTAATTGGATTAGTTTCAAATGGCAGAGTTCACAGCGACATTGGGCATCTTTATGCGCTCATAAAAGCAGCAAAAGAAAATAATATTGAGCGAGTAGTTGTTCATGCGATTCTTGATGGACGCGATGTACCGCAACGATCAGCGGAGTATTTTTTAAATGAATTGGAAGTATGGTGCAAAGAAAATGGTATTGGAACAATAGGCTCTCTGCATGGTAGATTTTATGCAATGGATCGCGATCAGCATTGGGAAAGAATTGAGCAAACATATCAGGTGCTAACCCAGCCTCAAGAGATTCAATTTGAATCATGGCGAGCGGCTCTTGATTATTATTACGCAGAAAATATCTCTGACGAATTTTTACCGCCAACCCAGCTTAAAGCGATGCGAATTATCGAAGCTGATGATGGCATACTATTTTTTAATTTTAGGCCAGATCGTGCGCGCCAACTAACAGAAGCTTTTGTTGCTCAATCGTTTTCTCATTTCTCTCGATCGTACATGCCACTTTCGTTTTTTATAACGATGACGCAGTATGATAAACAGAGCGATACACCATTTTTGATTAAACCGCTCGAAATAAAAAATACTTTAAAAGAAATATTAAGCGAAAACGGAAAAAAAACGTTCGCACTTGCGGAAACTGAAAAATATGCACACGTTACTTATTTTTTTAACGGGCTCAAAGAACAAACATTAACAAATGAAACGCGTGTATTAGTTCCATCGCTCGGTTACCGTAGCTACGCGGATGCACCGTGCATGTCTGCGTCTGAAATTACAAAAAAAGCTTTGGAGGCGTTGCAAGAAAATCGGTACGATTTTTTTCTCATAAATTATGCGAATGCTGATATGGTGGGGCACTCAGGAGATTTTAATGCAACGGTTAAAGCGATCGAATGCCTCGATGACCAATTAGAAAAATTATGGCAGGGAGTGAAGAAAGCTCATGGCATACTTTGTATCACCGGAGATCACGGAAAGGCAGAGCAAATGATCGACCCACAAACAGGGCAAGAGCAAACATCGCATACGACAAATCCGGTTTATTTTATCGCAATAAATTCTGAAAAAGAAAAATTGGATATTTCTTCGCTTAAAGAATTAGCCGATATTGCGCCATGGATTTTAAGACAGATAAATTGCACTGTTCCGAATGAGATGAAAAGATAA
- a CDS encoding RsmE family RNA methyltransferase translates to MKKTATDKHLFALYYPDVQRHAKSSFIITDELMVHRIVRVLRFEKNDQFILFGNELHSTVILTAIDKHSITIQVLDTQENIKLTPLITVFIPVLKREALEEAVYSAVECGANEIQLMITEKTQRAWGGAKEQERLEKIIIAASEQAKHFTLARLKAPKAFFELLQNSKKEPLIFFDSQGEHLSETIKTLHGQKHTHLHLLFGPEADLSLAEKEALKKHNALCTKLTPTILRAPQAVAVGVGAIRSFLAQDDSAR, encoded by the coding sequence ATGAAAAAAACTGCAACCGATAAACATCTTTTTGCACTTTATTATCCTGATGTGCAGCGGCACGCAAAATCGTCATTCATCATTACCGATGAGTTGATGGTTCATCGCATTGTTCGCGTTCTTCGCTTTGAAAAAAACGATCAATTTATCTTATTTGGTAACGAATTACATAGCACTGTTATACTTACCGCGATAGATAAGCATTCGATTACTATTCAAGTTTTGGATACGCAAGAGAATATTAAACTCACGCCATTAATTACCGTTTTTATTCCGGTCTTAAAACGAGAAGCGCTCGAAGAAGCAGTATACAGTGCCGTGGAATGCGGTGCGAATGAGATTCAGCTAATGATAACTGAAAAAACTCAACGCGCTTGGGGCGGTGCCAAAGAACAAGAGCGATTAGAAAAAATTATTATTGCCGCATCGGAACAAGCAAAACATTTTACACTTGCTCGACTTAAAGCACCAAAAGCATTCTTTGAGCTTTTGCAAAATAGTAAAAAAGAACCACTTATTTTTTTTGATTCCCAAGGTGAACACCTTTCTGAAACAATAAAAACATTGCATGGGCAAAAACATACCCATTTGCATTTATTGTTTGGGCCGGAAGCAGATCTTTCTTTAGCAGAAAAAGAGGCACTCAAAAAGCATAACGCCCTTTGTACTAAACTTACACCCACCATTTTGCGTGCACCGCAGGCGGTTGCTGTTGGTGTCGGCGCTATTCGTTCTTTTTTAGCGCAAGATGATAGTGCGCGATAA
- a CDS encoding glycosyltransferase, whose amino-acid sequence MIEDQRKFKILFVSNNFRPYSGGVVSALTILIDELMAHGHEVRLITLDFGVPCVDEPYVIRIPSAITFLHKGNHMAVPWRINAYMKKLIAEFCPDIIHVHHPFLLGDVAQQLADKNNIPLIFTYHTQYEEYAHYVPLLPQPVTTKTITYLVQRFCARTDLLIAPSSSIKKQLEDVGIKKSITVIPTPIRDHFFSNEHLKNNKRFRLLTVSRFVPEKNLFFLLDMMRLLDTNKFELTLIGYGSLYNELQKYAYEFCKFNRTVVRFIEKPAQEILLDEYRSADAFIFASKTETQGLVLAEAMANGLPVIAVDAPGSRDIVQSMINGFLVANIDEMKTKLETLALDKTLHEKLAQGAAQTAQNYRAEKCIAQLIAHYHLALKKNE is encoded by the coding sequence ATGATCGAAGATCAGAGAAAATTTAAAATTCTTTTTGTTTCAAATAATTTTAGGCCGTATAGCGGCGGTGTTGTGAGTGCGCTTACTATTTTGATCGATGAATTGATGGCGCACGGCCATGAAGTTCGCCTTATTACGCTCGATTTTGGTGTTCCCTGCGTTGATGAACCGTATGTAATACGAATTCCATCAGCAATTACTTTTTTACACAAAGGCAATCATATGGCGGTTCCTTGGAGGATTAACGCCTATATGAAAAAACTGATAGCAGAATTTTGCCCCGATATAATCCATGTACATCATCCATTTCTTCTTGGGGATGTTGCTCAACAATTAGCAGATAAAAATAATATACCGCTTATTTTCACCTATCACACGCAATACGAAGAATATGCGCATTATGTGCCACTTCTGCCGCAGCCTGTAACGACAAAAACTATCACCTATTTAGTGCAACGTTTTTGCGCTCGTACCGATCTTCTTATTGCTCCCAGCTCATCAATAAAAAAACAACTCGAAGATGTTGGCATTAAAAAATCGATCACCGTTATTCCGACTCCAATAAGAGATCACTTCTTTTCAAACGAGCATCTAAAAAATAATAAGCGATTCCGCTTATTAACAGTTTCAAGATTTGTGCCTGAGAAAAATTTATTTTTTCTGCTCGATATGATGCGGCTTCTTGATACCAATAAATTTGAATTAACATTGATTGGCTATGGATCTTTATATAATGAATTGCAAAAATATGCGTACGAATTCTGCAAATTTAATCGGACCGTAGTCAGATTTATAGAAAAGCCAGCGCAGGAAATTCTTTTGGATGAATATCGCTCGGCAGATGCATTTATATTTGCATCAAAAACAGAAACGCAGGGCCTTGTATTGGCCGAAGCAATGGCAAATGGGTTACCAGTTATTGCGGTTGATGCCCCCGGCTCGCGCGATATTGTACAATCAATGATCAATGGATTTCTAGTTGCAAACATCGATGAAATGAAAACCAAATTAGAAACGTTAGCGCTCGATAAAACGCTGCATGAAAAACTTGCACAAGGTGCTGCACAAACAGCGCAGAATTATCGGGCTGAAAAATGCATCGCGCAACTTATCGCGCACTATCATCTTGCGCTAAAAAAGAACGAATAG
- a CDS encoding fructose-6-phosphate aldolase (similar to novel fructose-6-phosphate aldolase from Escherichia coli; enzyme from Methanocaldococcus janaschii shows transaldolase activity) — MKIFLDTADIGLIRQWATTGLIDGVTTNPSHLSKAGGNPKETVNEICAVLPAGEISVEITEKEPKKVYEQAHQIAKLHKNILVKVPCHKDYYAVIKKLVEDRLRVNVTLVFTLEQALFMCKLGVTYISPFIGRWDDIDVKGSDLLFEIREMLDCYDYQTGLLAASLRSVLHLHEAIAAGSDAATLPVAVLEQASNHLLTDRGIQLFDADWQKLNIDRFP; from the coding sequence ATGAAGATATTTCTCGATACTGCCGATATAGGATTAATTCGCCAATGGGCAACAACTGGCCTTATTGATGGCGTTACCACTAATCCATCGCATTTATCAAAAGCGGGTGGCAACCCGAAGGAAACGGTGAATGAAATTTGTGCAGTGCTTCCTGCTGGCGAAATTTCGGTGGAAATAACCGAAAAAGAACCGAAAAAAGTATATGAACAAGCCCATCAAATCGCAAAATTGCACAAAAATATTCTTGTGAAAGTACCGTGCCACAAAGATTATTATGCGGTCATAAAAAAATTAGTTGAAGATAGACTGCGTGTGAACGTTACGCTTGTTTTCACTCTGGAGCAAGCACTTTTTATGTGCAAACTCGGCGTTACGTATATTTCGCCGTTTATCGGCAGATGGGATGATATTGATGTAAAAGGTAGCGATCTTCTTTTTGAAATTCGCGAAATGCTTGATTGCTATGATTATCAAACCGGTTTACTTGCAGCGTCACTTCGTTCAGTGCTTCATCTTCACGAAGCAATTGCTGCCGGATCTGATGCGGCCACGTTGCCTGTTGCAGTACTTGAACAAGCGAGCAACCATTTACTTACCGATCGCGGCATTCAATTGTTTGATGCTGATTGGCAAAAACTAAATATAGATAGATTTCCATAG